Proteins from a genomic interval of Candidatus Magasanikbacteria bacterium RIFOXYB2_FULL_38_10:
- a CDS encoding RNA polymerase sigma factor RpoD (sigma factors are initiation factors that promote the attachment of RNA polymerase to specific initiation sites and are then released; primary sigma factor of bacterium) — protein sequence MKIVPPENALIQSVIKKGRIRGFLTETEILQVFPFLENYVGIYEDFLDLAESNSVTVLETKENLLLKHDEKKALLGKVSTMSEAKIVPAIDFDELSSDSIQMYLREIGKIALLTGEEEVALAKRKEQGDREAEKRLIETNLRLVVSIAKKFVGKQLSLLDLIQEGNIGLFKAVKKFDYRRGYKFSTYATWWIRQAITRALADQSRTIRIPVHMVENINRVQTVSRQLIQDLGREPTPEEIAAELGDDVEKISHILKISQDTVSLETSVGDSDEDSTLEDFIKDVKNVSPDRSAALRLLKDYVVEAIKDLSPREQKILEMRFGLNDGVSHTLEEVGQEFDVTRERIRQIEAKALERIKNFTAIEKLKDY from the coding sequence ATTAAAATAGTACCTCCGGAAAATGCACTTATCCAAAGTGTAATTAAAAAAGGTAGAATACGCGGGTTTTTAACAGAAACAGAAATCTTGCAAGTTTTTCCTTTTTTAGAAAATTACGTCGGAATCTATGAGGATTTTTTAGATTTAGCTGAATCCAACAGTGTGACGGTTTTGGAAACCAAAGAAAATTTGTTATTAAAACACGATGAAAAGAAGGCCTTGTTAGGGAAAGTTTCTACCATGAGCGAAGCTAAGATTGTTCCGGCAATTGATTTTGATGAATTATCCAGTGATTCTATTCAAATGTATTTGCGTGAAATTGGTAAAATCGCCCTTTTAACAGGAGAAGAGGAGGTGGCTTTGGCCAAGCGCAAAGAACAGGGGGACAGAGAGGCGGAAAAAAGATTGATAGAAACCAATTTGCGTTTGGTTGTGTCTATTGCTAAAAAGTTTGTGGGTAAACAATTATCTTTATTGGATTTGATTCAAGAAGGTAATATTGGTTTGTTTAAAGCGGTTAAAAAATTTGATTATCGTCGAGGTTATAAATTTTCTACTTATGCCACCTGGTGGATCAGGCAAGCTATTACCAGGGCTTTGGCAGATCAATCGCGCACCATTCGTATTCCGGTGCATATGGTGGAAAATATCAATCGCGTGCAAACAGTTTCCCGCCAGCTTATTCAAGATTTGGGACGCGAGCCAACCCCAGAAGAAATAGCGGCCGAATTAGGTGATGATGTGGAAAAAATTTCCCACATTTTAAAAATTTCTCAAGATACTGTTTCCTTGGAGACCTCGGTGGGGGACAGCGACGAAGATTCCACTCTGGAAGATTTTATCAAAGATGTAAAAAATGTTTCTCCTGATCGCTCGGCGGCTTTAAGATTGCTAAAAGATTATGTAGTAGAGGCTATTAAGGATTTGTCACCTCGCGAACAAAAAATATTAGAAATGCGTTTTGGTTTAAACGACGGTGTCTCCCACACCTTGGAAGAAGTGGGGCAAGAATTTGATGTAACCCGTGAACGCATTAGACAAATTGAAGCCAAGGCTTTGGAAAGAATCAAAAATTTTACCGCCATAGAAAAACTCAAAGACTACTAG